One Denticeps clupeoides chromosome 3, fDenClu1.1, whole genome shotgun sequence DNA window includes the following coding sequences:
- the kiaa1958 gene encoding uncharacterized protein KIAA1958 isoform X2, with translation MAPKRKYDVKFKLDAVRYAEQHSGEDPKRIRDWRRQKQELLSVPDQHRARLEGGGRKKGKDLSMEDCLHTSSDNLSKLVSWAHSHGTICTLIPSLKHLLTEGSHGNLTALWGCSAGHAYHWPLMSNCTSGQKDRGGYPDADAHLPGPGSGSQGDRFLERAAKGKAHCGRTRDSCDFSNCSEASEADDNGEEYNGNLFDIVCESSATDEDSEPQRASRVPPRKRPPPPQGGSSDEGAGDPLVKKIKEETSEDYYTVAGAEAGHSSAGVSRSRPPSRSSPCRPLPHKPPSPDGDSAGVSPPGNSSPYDPPVAKPARAPLPGAQCRTAGQNGSGSAGALHLAGRPPSDDFATATAFGDLGGGANPDLGMMSAQALSADPKGDPSELEERVDTFREQNEKTIRSTQTALRNFRDFLVSKYPSETREIYCVPCHELDAYLASFFMDARQKDGSEYEPNSLANYQCGLERYLKEQRYEYSITRDREFRCSQEALKQKQLELKFKGKGNKPHKSMKLTFADELILRKKGLLSRFNPEGLLNLVWLNTTKAFGHCTGFHSSVLRWGDVRLLASETGLECLEWTYQDPSSSNARTRRAGTECRIYGTPQTPQTCPVQDYKEYAQRRPQAMLHDDAPFYLSIKPVVNLAALHWYNCQALGKNKLAKMVKTMCEKGNIPGRKTNFSVYQSCSSLSQAQSNQIMLICNNLGQQASPSNYIIAGPFNPS, from the exons ATGGCACCGAAGAGAAAGTACGACGTCAAATTCAAGCTGGACGCCGTCAGATACGCAGAGCAGCATTCTGGAGAGGACCCGAAGCGGATCCGAGACTGGAGGAGGCAGAAGCAGGAGCTGCTGTCGGTCCCCGACCAGCACAGAGCGAGGCTGGAGGGCGGGGGCAGGAAGAAG GGGAAGGACCTCAGCATGGAAGACTGCTTGCACACCTCGTCCGATAACTTGTCTAAGCTGGTCAGTTGGGCCCACAGTCACGGGACCATCTGCACCCTGATTCCCAGTCTCAAGCACCTACTGACCGAGGGGTCCCACGGTAACCTGACCGCGCTGTGGGGCTGCAGCGCCGGCCACGCTTACCACTGGCCGCTGATGTCCAACTGCACGAGCGGCCAGAAGGACCGAGGGGGCTACCCGGACGCCGACGCCCACCTGCCGGGGCCGGGCTCCGGCAGCCAGGGCGACCGCTTCCTGGAGCGCGCGGCGAAGGGCAAAGCGCACTGCGGCCGGACGCGGGACTCGTGCGACTTCTCCAACTGCAGCGAGGCCTCCGAGGCGGACGACAACGGCGAGGAGTACAACGGCAACCTGTTCGACATCGTCTGCGAGTCGTCGGCCACGGACGAGGACTCTGAGCCGCAGCGCGCGTCCCGCGTCCCGCCGAGGAagaggccgccgccgccgcagggGGGCAGCTCCGACGAAGGGGCCGGTGACCCGCTGGTGAAGAAGATTAAAGAGGAGACTTCGGAAGACTATTACACCGTAGCCGGCGCGGAGGCCGGCCACTCGTCCGCAGGGGTGTCGCGGTCGCGCCCTCCGTCCCGGTCCTCGCCATGCCGGCCCTTACCCCACAAGCCCCCCTCGCCGGACGGAGACTCCGCGGGGGTGTCCCCACCGGGGAACTCGTCCCCGTACGACCCGCCCGTGGCCAAACCCGCGCGCGCCCCTCTCCCCGGCGCCCAGTGCAGAACGGCGGGTCAGAACGGGAGCGGGTCCGCCGGGGCCCTACACCTGGCGGGACGCCCCCCCAGCGACGACTTTGCCACGGCCACAGCCTTCGGAGACCTGGGTGGCGGAGCGAACCCGGATCTGGGAATGATGTCGGCTCAGGCCTTAAGTGCTGATCCTAAAGGAGACCCTTCAG AACTGGAGGAAAGAGTGGACACCTTCCGGGAACAGAACGAGAAAACCATCCGCAGCACCCAGACGGCGCTTCGCAACTTCCGTGACTTCCTGGTGTCCAAGTACCCGTCTGAGACCAGGGAGATCTACTGCGTCCCCTGCCACGAGCTGGACGCCTACCTGGCTTCGTTCTTCATGGACGCGCGGCAGAAGGACGGTTCCGAGTACGAACCCAACAGCCTGGCCAACTACCAGTGTGGCCTGGAGCGCTACCTGAAGGAGCAGCGCTACGAGTACAGCATCACCCGAGACAGGGAGTTCCGGTGCTCCCAGGAGGCCCTCAAGCAGAAGCAGCTCGAGCTCAAGTTCAAAGGTAAGGGCAACAAGCCCCACAAGTCCATGAAGCTCACCTTCGCAGACGAGCTCATCCTGAGGAAGAAGGGCCTGCTGAGCCGCTTCAACCCGGAGGGTCTGCTGAACCTGGTGTGGCTCAACACCACCAAGGCCTTCGGCCACTGCACTGGCTTCCACAGCTCCGTGCTGAGGTGGGGCGACGTGCGTCTCCTGGCGTCAGAGACGGGGCTGGAGTGCCTGGAGTGGACCTACCAAGACCCGAGCAGCAGCAACGCCAGGACCAGGCGAGCGGGGACGGAGTGTCGCATCTACGGCACGCCCCAGACCCCGCAGACCTGCCCCGTGCAGGACTACAAAGAGTACGCCCAGCGCAGGCCCCAGGCCATGCTGCACGACGACGCGCCCTTCTACCTCTCCATCAAGCCCGTGGTCAACCTGGCCGCCCTTCACTGGTACAACTGCCAGGCCCTGGGCAAGAACAAGCTGGCCAAGATGGTGAAGACCATGTGCGAGAAGGGCAACATTCCGGGGAGGAAGACCAACTTCAGCGTGTACCAGAGCTGCAGCTCGCTGTCCCAAGCCCAGAGCAACCAGATAATGCTGATCTGCAACAACCTCGGTCAGCAGGCCAGTCCGTCCAACTACATCATCGCCGGACCCTTCAACCCATCCTAA
- the kiaa1958 gene encoding uncharacterized protein KIAA1958 isoform X1, whose protein sequence is MAPKRKYDVKFKLDAVRYAEQHSGEDPKRIRDWRRQKQELLSVPDQHRARLEGGGRKKVSEEMEARLAGWVASMRAGRRRVSRTMIRRRAREVRACAADGGGQFAASRGWLDKFLKRNGFAGRKHAAAATPDGSDPEAVRRGAIADAADEGKDLSMEDCLHTSSDNLSKLVSWAHSHGTICTLIPSLKHLLTEGSHGNLTALWGCSAGHAYHWPLMSNCTSGQKDRGGYPDADAHLPGPGSGSQGDRFLERAAKGKAHCGRTRDSCDFSNCSEASEADDNGEEYNGNLFDIVCESSATDEDSEPQRASRVPPRKRPPPPQGGSSDEGAGDPLVKKIKEETSEDYYTVAGAEAGHSSAGVSRSRPPSRSSPCRPLPHKPPSPDGDSAGVSPPGNSSPYDPPVAKPARAPLPGAQCRTAGQNGSGSAGALHLAGRPPSDDFATATAFGDLGGGANPDLGMMSAQALSADPKGDPSELEERVDTFREQNEKTIRSTQTALRNFRDFLVSKYPSETREIYCVPCHELDAYLASFFMDARQKDGSEYEPNSLANYQCGLERYLKEQRYEYSITRDREFRCSQEALKQKQLELKFKGKGNKPHKSMKLTFADELILRKKGLLSRFNPEGLLNLVWLNTTKAFGHCTGFHSSVLRWGDVRLLASETGLECLEWTYQDPSSSNARTRRAGTECRIYGTPQTPQTCPVQDYKEYAQRRPQAMLHDDAPFYLSIKPVVNLAALHWYNCQALGKNKLAKMVKTMCEKGNIPGRKTNFSVYQSCSSLSQAQSNQIMLICNNLGQQASPSNYIIAGPFNPS, encoded by the exons ATGGCACCGAAGAGAAAGTACGACGTCAAATTCAAGCTGGACGCCGTCAGATACGCAGAGCAGCATTCTGGAGAGGACCCGAAGCGGATCCGAGACTGGAGGAGGCAGAAGCAGGAGCTGCTGTCGGTCCCCGACCAGCACAGAGCGAGGCTGGAGGGCGGGGGCAGGAAGAAGGTCAGCGAGGAGATGGAGGCCAGGCTGGCGGGGTGGGTCGCGTCCATGCGCGCCGGTCGCCGCCGCGTGTCGCGCACAATGATCCGGCGCAGGGCCAGAGAGGTCCGGGCGTGCGCGGCGGACGGCGGCGGGCAGTTCGCGGCCAGCCGCGGCTGGCTCGACAAGTTCCTGAAACGCAATGGCTTCGCGGGGCGAAAGcacgcggcggcggcgacgcccGATGGGTCCGACCCGGAAGCAGTTAGACGCGGTGCCATCGCTGACGCCGCGGACGAG GGGAAGGACCTCAGCATGGAAGACTGCTTGCACACCTCGTCCGATAACTTGTCTAAGCTGGTCAGTTGGGCCCACAGTCACGGGACCATCTGCACCCTGATTCCCAGTCTCAAGCACCTACTGACCGAGGGGTCCCACGGTAACCTGACCGCGCTGTGGGGCTGCAGCGCCGGCCACGCTTACCACTGGCCGCTGATGTCCAACTGCACGAGCGGCCAGAAGGACCGAGGGGGCTACCCGGACGCCGACGCCCACCTGCCGGGGCCGGGCTCCGGCAGCCAGGGCGACCGCTTCCTGGAGCGCGCGGCGAAGGGCAAAGCGCACTGCGGCCGGACGCGGGACTCGTGCGACTTCTCCAACTGCAGCGAGGCCTCCGAGGCGGACGACAACGGCGAGGAGTACAACGGCAACCTGTTCGACATCGTCTGCGAGTCGTCGGCCACGGACGAGGACTCTGAGCCGCAGCGCGCGTCCCGCGTCCCGCCGAGGAagaggccgccgccgccgcagggGGGCAGCTCCGACGAAGGGGCCGGTGACCCGCTGGTGAAGAAGATTAAAGAGGAGACTTCGGAAGACTATTACACCGTAGCCGGCGCGGAGGCCGGCCACTCGTCCGCAGGGGTGTCGCGGTCGCGCCCTCCGTCCCGGTCCTCGCCATGCCGGCCCTTACCCCACAAGCCCCCCTCGCCGGACGGAGACTCCGCGGGGGTGTCCCCACCGGGGAACTCGTCCCCGTACGACCCGCCCGTGGCCAAACCCGCGCGCGCCCCTCTCCCCGGCGCCCAGTGCAGAACGGCGGGTCAGAACGGGAGCGGGTCCGCCGGGGCCCTACACCTGGCGGGACGCCCCCCCAGCGACGACTTTGCCACGGCCACAGCCTTCGGAGACCTGGGTGGCGGAGCGAACCCGGATCTGGGAATGATGTCGGCTCAGGCCTTAAGTGCTGATCCTAAAGGAGACCCTTCAG AACTGGAGGAAAGAGTGGACACCTTCCGGGAACAGAACGAGAAAACCATCCGCAGCACCCAGACGGCGCTTCGCAACTTCCGTGACTTCCTGGTGTCCAAGTACCCGTCTGAGACCAGGGAGATCTACTGCGTCCCCTGCCACGAGCTGGACGCCTACCTGGCTTCGTTCTTCATGGACGCGCGGCAGAAGGACGGTTCCGAGTACGAACCCAACAGCCTGGCCAACTACCAGTGTGGCCTGGAGCGCTACCTGAAGGAGCAGCGCTACGAGTACAGCATCACCCGAGACAGGGAGTTCCGGTGCTCCCAGGAGGCCCTCAAGCAGAAGCAGCTCGAGCTCAAGTTCAAAGGTAAGGGCAACAAGCCCCACAAGTCCATGAAGCTCACCTTCGCAGACGAGCTCATCCTGAGGAAGAAGGGCCTGCTGAGCCGCTTCAACCCGGAGGGTCTGCTGAACCTGGTGTGGCTCAACACCACCAAGGCCTTCGGCCACTGCACTGGCTTCCACAGCTCCGTGCTGAGGTGGGGCGACGTGCGTCTCCTGGCGTCAGAGACGGGGCTGGAGTGCCTGGAGTGGACCTACCAAGACCCGAGCAGCAGCAACGCCAGGACCAGGCGAGCGGGGACGGAGTGTCGCATCTACGGCACGCCCCAGACCCCGCAGACCTGCCCCGTGCAGGACTACAAAGAGTACGCCCAGCGCAGGCCCCAGGCCATGCTGCACGACGACGCGCCCTTCTACCTCTCCATCAAGCCCGTGGTCAACCTGGCCGCCCTTCACTGGTACAACTGCCAGGCCCTGGGCAAGAACAAGCTGGCCAAGATGGTGAAGACCATGTGCGAGAAGGGCAACATTCCGGGGAGGAAGACCAACTTCAGCGTGTACCAGAGCTGCAGCTCGCTGTCCCAAGCCCAGAGCAACCAGATAATGCTGATCTGCAACAACCTCGGTCAGCAGGCCAGTCCGTCCAACTACATCATCGCCGGACCCTTCAACCCATCCTAA
- the kiaa1958 gene encoding uncharacterized protein kiaa1958 isoform X3, whose product MAPKRKYDVKFKLDAVRYAEQHSGEDPKRIRDWRRQKQELLSVPDQHRARLEGGGRKKVSEEMEARLAGWVASMRAGRRRVSRTMIRRRAREVRACAADGGGQFAASRGWLDKFLKRNGFAGRKHAAAATPDGSDPEAVRRGAIADAADEGKDLSMEDCLHTSSDNLSKLVSWAHSHGTICTLIPSLKHLLTEGSHGNLTALWGCSAGHAYHWPLMSNCTSGQKDRGGYPDADAHLPGPGSGSQGDRFLERAAKGKAHCGRTRDSCDFSNCSEASEADDNGEEYNGNLFDIVCESSATDEDSEPQRASRVPPRKRPPPPQGGSSDEGAGDPLVKKIKEETSEDYYTVAGAEAGHSSAGVSRSRPPSRSSPCRPLPHKPPSPDGDSAGVSPPGNSSPYDPPVAKPARAPLPGAQCRTAGQNGSGSAGALHLAGRPPSDDFATATAFGDLGGGANPDLGMMSAQALSADPKGDPSVPPAAYEIERLKALLQAERSKSELMGETISSLKQDKELLQQELTKKAELICDFLQDQLRPEKRRGHPSSQMEPGSSHQLISTFPDDAVQFESPALFDSFEEVELHPLDRQRTIKISKRSREGENTRVRMKNVVGVIARYMAALQEFRRSVSMKVAFDRVGVDRNTISRTAAIAELSLAAPEVFHALPPWDEKEETLARYAVRCRQAMDDNIKAKIKSMKAKGDLLPIVSK is encoded by the exons ATGGCACCGAAGAGAAAGTACGACGTCAAATTCAAGCTGGACGCCGTCAGATACGCAGAGCAGCATTCTGGAGAGGACCCGAAGCGGATCCGAGACTGGAGGAGGCAGAAGCAGGAGCTGCTGTCGGTCCCCGACCAGCACAGAGCGAGGCTGGAGGGCGGGGGCAGGAAGAAGGTCAGCGAGGAGATGGAGGCCAGGCTGGCGGGGTGGGTCGCGTCCATGCGCGCCGGTCGCCGCCGCGTGTCGCGCACAATGATCCGGCGCAGGGCCAGAGAGGTCCGGGCGTGCGCGGCGGACGGCGGCGGGCAGTTCGCGGCCAGCCGCGGCTGGCTCGACAAGTTCCTGAAACGCAATGGCTTCGCGGGGCGAAAGcacgcggcggcggcgacgcccGATGGGTCCGACCCGGAAGCAGTTAGACGCGGTGCCATCGCTGACGCCGCGGACGAG GGGAAGGACCTCAGCATGGAAGACTGCTTGCACACCTCGTCCGATAACTTGTCTAAGCTGGTCAGTTGGGCCCACAGTCACGGGACCATCTGCACCCTGATTCCCAGTCTCAAGCACCTACTGACCGAGGGGTCCCACGGTAACCTGACCGCGCTGTGGGGCTGCAGCGCCGGCCACGCTTACCACTGGCCGCTGATGTCCAACTGCACGAGCGGCCAGAAGGACCGAGGGGGCTACCCGGACGCCGACGCCCACCTGCCGGGGCCGGGCTCCGGCAGCCAGGGCGACCGCTTCCTGGAGCGCGCGGCGAAGGGCAAAGCGCACTGCGGCCGGACGCGGGACTCGTGCGACTTCTCCAACTGCAGCGAGGCCTCCGAGGCGGACGACAACGGCGAGGAGTACAACGGCAACCTGTTCGACATCGTCTGCGAGTCGTCGGCCACGGACGAGGACTCTGAGCCGCAGCGCGCGTCCCGCGTCCCGCCGAGGAagaggccgccgccgccgcagggGGGCAGCTCCGACGAAGGGGCCGGTGACCCGCTGGTGAAGAAGATTAAAGAGGAGACTTCGGAAGACTATTACACCGTAGCCGGCGCGGAGGCCGGCCACTCGTCCGCAGGGGTGTCGCGGTCGCGCCCTCCGTCCCGGTCCTCGCCATGCCGGCCCTTACCCCACAAGCCCCCCTCGCCGGACGGAGACTCCGCGGGGGTGTCCCCACCGGGGAACTCGTCCCCGTACGACCCGCCCGTGGCCAAACCCGCGCGCGCCCCTCTCCCCGGCGCCCAGTGCAGAACGGCGGGTCAGAACGGGAGCGGGTCCGCCGGGGCCCTACACCTGGCGGGACGCCCCCCCAGCGACGACTTTGCCACGGCCACAGCCTTCGGAGACCTGGGTGGCGGAGCGAACCCGGATCTGGGAATGATGTCGGCTCAGGCCTTAAGTGCTGATCCTAAAGGAGACCCTTCAG TGCCTCCTGCCGCATATGAAATAGAGAGGCTCAAAGCGCTGCTGCAGGCAGAACGGAGCAAAAGTGAGCTGATGGGCGAGACCATAAGCAGCCTTAAGCAGGACaaggagctgctgcagcaggagtTGACCAAAAAGGCCGAGCTAATCTGTGACTTCCTGCAGGACCAGCTCCGGCCAG AGAAGAGGAGGGGTCATCCCTCCAGTCAGATGGAGCCGGGCAGTTCCCACCAGCTCATCAGCACCTTCCCGGACGACGCGGTCCAGTTTGAGTCCCCTGCTCTGTTTGACTCATTTGAGGAAGTGGAATTGCACCCACTGGACAGGCAGAGGACCATAAAGATTTCTaagaggagcagagagggggAGAACACCCGCGTTCGCA TGAAGAACGTCGTTGGCGTCATTGCGCGGTACATGGCCGCCCTTCAGGAGTTCCGGCGCAGCGTGTCCATGAAAGTGGCCTTCGACCGGGTCGGCGTGGACCGCAACACCATCTCCAGGACGGCGGCCATCGCCGAGCTCAGCCTGGCCGCCCCCGAGGTCTTCCACGCTCTGCCCCCCTGGGACGAGAAGGAGGAGACGCTGGCGCGCTACGCGGTGCGCTGTCGCCAGGCCATGGACGACAACATCAAAGCCAAGATTAAATCCATGAAAGCCAAGGGGGACCTTTTGCCAATCGTCAGCAAATGA
- the kiaa1958 gene encoding uncharacterized protein KIAA1958 isoform X4 — translation MAGKDLSMEDCLHTSSDNLSKLVSWAHSHGTICTLIPSLKHLLTEGSHGNLTALWGCSAGHAYHWPLMSNCTSGQKDRGGYPDADAHLPGPGSGSQGDRFLERAAKGKAHCGRTRDSCDFSNCSEASEADDNGEEYNGNLFDIVCESSATDEDSEPQRASRVPPRKRPPPPQGGSSDEGAGDPLVKKIKEETSEDYYTVAGAEAGHSSAGVSRSRPPSRSSPCRPLPHKPPSPDGDSAGVSPPGNSSPYDPPVAKPARAPLPGAQCRTAGQNGSGSAGALHLAGRPPSDDFATATAFGDLGGGANPDLGMMSAQALSADPKGDPSELEERVDTFREQNEKTIRSTQTALRNFRDFLVSKYPSETREIYCVPCHELDAYLASFFMDARQKDGSEYEPNSLANYQCGLERYLKEQRYEYSITRDREFRCSQEALKQKQLELKFKGKGNKPHKSMKLTFADELILRKKGLLSRFNPEGLLNLVWLNTTKAFGHCTGFHSSVLRWGDVRLLASETGLECLEWTYQDPSSSNARTRRAGTECRIYGTPQTPQTCPVQDYKEYAQRRPQAMLHDDAPFYLSIKPVVNLAALHWYNCQALGKNKLAKMVKTMCEKGNIPGRKTNFSVYQSCSSLSQAQSNQIMLICNNLGQQASPSNYIIAGPFNPS, via the exons ATGGCG GGGAAGGACCTCAGCATGGAAGACTGCTTGCACACCTCGTCCGATAACTTGTCTAAGCTGGTCAGTTGGGCCCACAGTCACGGGACCATCTGCACCCTGATTCCCAGTCTCAAGCACCTACTGACCGAGGGGTCCCACGGTAACCTGACCGCGCTGTGGGGCTGCAGCGCCGGCCACGCTTACCACTGGCCGCTGATGTCCAACTGCACGAGCGGCCAGAAGGACCGAGGGGGCTACCCGGACGCCGACGCCCACCTGCCGGGGCCGGGCTCCGGCAGCCAGGGCGACCGCTTCCTGGAGCGCGCGGCGAAGGGCAAAGCGCACTGCGGCCGGACGCGGGACTCGTGCGACTTCTCCAACTGCAGCGAGGCCTCCGAGGCGGACGACAACGGCGAGGAGTACAACGGCAACCTGTTCGACATCGTCTGCGAGTCGTCGGCCACGGACGAGGACTCTGAGCCGCAGCGCGCGTCCCGCGTCCCGCCGAGGAagaggccgccgccgccgcagggGGGCAGCTCCGACGAAGGGGCCGGTGACCCGCTGGTGAAGAAGATTAAAGAGGAGACTTCGGAAGACTATTACACCGTAGCCGGCGCGGAGGCCGGCCACTCGTCCGCAGGGGTGTCGCGGTCGCGCCCTCCGTCCCGGTCCTCGCCATGCCGGCCCTTACCCCACAAGCCCCCCTCGCCGGACGGAGACTCCGCGGGGGTGTCCCCACCGGGGAACTCGTCCCCGTACGACCCGCCCGTGGCCAAACCCGCGCGCGCCCCTCTCCCCGGCGCCCAGTGCAGAACGGCGGGTCAGAACGGGAGCGGGTCCGCCGGGGCCCTACACCTGGCGGGACGCCCCCCCAGCGACGACTTTGCCACGGCCACAGCCTTCGGAGACCTGGGTGGCGGAGCGAACCCGGATCTGGGAATGATGTCGGCTCAGGCCTTAAGTGCTGATCCTAAAGGAGACCCTTCAG AACTGGAGGAAAGAGTGGACACCTTCCGGGAACAGAACGAGAAAACCATCCGCAGCACCCAGACGGCGCTTCGCAACTTCCGTGACTTCCTGGTGTCCAAGTACCCGTCTGAGACCAGGGAGATCTACTGCGTCCCCTGCCACGAGCTGGACGCCTACCTGGCTTCGTTCTTCATGGACGCGCGGCAGAAGGACGGTTCCGAGTACGAACCCAACAGCCTGGCCAACTACCAGTGTGGCCTGGAGCGCTACCTGAAGGAGCAGCGCTACGAGTACAGCATCACCCGAGACAGGGAGTTCCGGTGCTCCCAGGAGGCCCTCAAGCAGAAGCAGCTCGAGCTCAAGTTCAAAGGTAAGGGCAACAAGCCCCACAAGTCCATGAAGCTCACCTTCGCAGACGAGCTCATCCTGAGGAAGAAGGGCCTGCTGAGCCGCTTCAACCCGGAGGGTCTGCTGAACCTGGTGTGGCTCAACACCACCAAGGCCTTCGGCCACTGCACTGGCTTCCACAGCTCCGTGCTGAGGTGGGGCGACGTGCGTCTCCTGGCGTCAGAGACGGGGCTGGAGTGCCTGGAGTGGACCTACCAAGACCCGAGCAGCAGCAACGCCAGGACCAGGCGAGCGGGGACGGAGTGTCGCATCTACGGCACGCCCCAGACCCCGCAGACCTGCCCCGTGCAGGACTACAAAGAGTACGCCCAGCGCAGGCCCCAGGCCATGCTGCACGACGACGCGCCCTTCTACCTCTCCATCAAGCCCGTGGTCAACCTGGCCGCCCTTCACTGGTACAACTGCCAGGCCCTGGGCAAGAACAAGCTGGCCAAGATGGTGAAGACCATGTGCGAGAAGGGCAACATTCCGGGGAGGAAGACCAACTTCAGCGTGTACCAGAGCTGCAGCTCGCTGTCCCAAGCCCAGAGCAACCAGATAATGCTGATCTGCAACAACCTCGGTCAGCAGGCCAGTCCGTCCAACTACATCATCGCCGGACCCTTCAACCCATCCTAA
- the kiaa1958 gene encoding uncharacterized protein KIAA1958 isoform X5, whose translation MEDCLHTSSDNLSKLVSWAHSHGTICTLIPSLKHLLTEGSHGNLTALWGCSAGHAYHWPLMSNCTSGQKDRGGYPDADAHLPGPGSGSQGDRFLERAAKGKAHCGRTRDSCDFSNCSEASEADDNGEEYNGNLFDIVCESSATDEDSEPQRASRVPPRKRPPPPQGGSSDEGAGDPLVKKIKEETSEDYYTVAGAEAGHSSAGVSRSRPPSRSSPCRPLPHKPPSPDGDSAGVSPPGNSSPYDPPVAKPARAPLPGAQCRTAGQNGSGSAGALHLAGRPPSDDFATATAFGDLGGGANPDLGMMSAQALSADPKGDPSELEERVDTFREQNEKTIRSTQTALRNFRDFLVSKYPSETREIYCVPCHELDAYLASFFMDARQKDGSEYEPNSLANYQCGLERYLKEQRYEYSITRDREFRCSQEALKQKQLELKFKGKGNKPHKSMKLTFADELILRKKGLLSRFNPEGLLNLVWLNTTKAFGHCTGFHSSVLRWGDVRLLASETGLECLEWTYQDPSSSNARTRRAGTECRIYGTPQTPQTCPVQDYKEYAQRRPQAMLHDDAPFYLSIKPVVNLAALHWYNCQALGKNKLAKMVKTMCEKGNIPGRKTNFSVYQSCSSLSQAQSNQIMLICNNLGQQASPSNYIIAGPFNPS comes from the exons ATGGAAGACTGCTTGCACACCTCGTCCGATAACTTGTCTAAGCTGGTCAGTTGGGCCCACAGTCACGGGACCATCTGCACCCTGATTCCCAGTCTCAAGCACCTACTGACCGAGGGGTCCCACGGTAACCTGACCGCGCTGTGGGGCTGCAGCGCCGGCCACGCTTACCACTGGCCGCTGATGTCCAACTGCACGAGCGGCCAGAAGGACCGAGGGGGCTACCCGGACGCCGACGCCCACCTGCCGGGGCCGGGCTCCGGCAGCCAGGGCGACCGCTTCCTGGAGCGCGCGGCGAAGGGCAAAGCGCACTGCGGCCGGACGCGGGACTCGTGCGACTTCTCCAACTGCAGCGAGGCCTCCGAGGCGGACGACAACGGCGAGGAGTACAACGGCAACCTGTTCGACATCGTCTGCGAGTCGTCGGCCACGGACGAGGACTCTGAGCCGCAGCGCGCGTCCCGCGTCCCGCCGAGGAagaggccgccgccgccgcagggGGGCAGCTCCGACGAAGGGGCCGGTGACCCGCTGGTGAAGAAGATTAAAGAGGAGACTTCGGAAGACTATTACACCGTAGCCGGCGCGGAGGCCGGCCACTCGTCCGCAGGGGTGTCGCGGTCGCGCCCTCCGTCCCGGTCCTCGCCATGCCGGCCCTTACCCCACAAGCCCCCCTCGCCGGACGGAGACTCCGCGGGGGTGTCCCCACCGGGGAACTCGTCCCCGTACGACCCGCCCGTGGCCAAACCCGCGCGCGCCCCTCTCCCCGGCGCCCAGTGCAGAACGGCGGGTCAGAACGGGAGCGGGTCCGCCGGGGCCCTACACCTGGCGGGACGCCCCCCCAGCGACGACTTTGCCACGGCCACAGCCTTCGGAGACCTGGGTGGCGGAGCGAACCCGGATCTGGGAATGATGTCGGCTCAGGCCTTAAGTGCTGATCCTAAAGGAGACCCTTCAG AACTGGAGGAAAGAGTGGACACCTTCCGGGAACAGAACGAGAAAACCATCCGCAGCACCCAGACGGCGCTTCGCAACTTCCGTGACTTCCTGGTGTCCAAGTACCCGTCTGAGACCAGGGAGATCTACTGCGTCCCCTGCCACGAGCTGGACGCCTACCTGGCTTCGTTCTTCATGGACGCGCGGCAGAAGGACGGTTCCGAGTACGAACCCAACAGCCTGGCCAACTACCAGTGTGGCCTGGAGCGCTACCTGAAGGAGCAGCGCTACGAGTACAGCATCACCCGAGACAGGGAGTTCCGGTGCTCCCAGGAGGCCCTCAAGCAGAAGCAGCTCGAGCTCAAGTTCAAAGGTAAGGGCAACAAGCCCCACAAGTCCATGAAGCTCACCTTCGCAGACGAGCTCATCCTGAGGAAGAAGGGCCTGCTGAGCCGCTTCAACCCGGAGGGTCTGCTGAACCTGGTGTGGCTCAACACCACCAAGGCCTTCGGCCACTGCACTGGCTTCCACAGCTCCGTGCTGAGGTGGGGCGACGTGCGTCTCCTGGCGTCAGAGACGGGGCTGGAGTGCCTGGAGTGGACCTACCAAGACCCGAGCAGCAGCAACGCCAGGACCAGGCGAGCGGGGACGGAGTGTCGCATCTACGGCACGCCCCAGACCCCGCAGACCTGCCCCGTGCAGGACTACAAAGAGTACGCCCAGCGCAGGCCCCAGGCCATGCTGCACGACGACGCGCCCTTCTACCTCTCCATCAAGCCCGTGGTCAACCTGGCCGCCCTTCACTGGTACAACTGCCAGGCCCTGGGCAAGAACAAGCTGGCCAAGATGGTGAAGACCATGTGCGAGAAGGGCAACATTCCGGGGAGGAAGACCAACTTCAGCGTGTACCAGAGCTGCAGCTCGCTGTCCCAAGCCCAGAGCAACCAGATAATGCTGATCTGCAACAACCTCGGTCAGCAGGCCAGTCCGTCCAACTACATCATCGCCGGACCCTTCAACCCATCCTAA